The proteins below are encoded in one region of Sphaerodactylus townsendi isolate TG3544 linkage group LG06, MPM_Stown_v2.3, whole genome shotgun sequence:
- the LOC125435457 gene encoding sialic acid-binding Ig-like lectin 14, with the protein MGRHLLQVLLPAVISALLLWEGVQCNKNRYSLEITSPVIVQAGLRVNLPCKFTYDTSRDNPRAILYGYWYVDDKQIRKPRLVATSNLERIKEISPHVRDRFELSERKLNQGDCSLTIRDVKAADEGIYHFRMEKGRKRYSYSAAKERVSVIVTVEFLKGGCC; encoded by the exons atGGGGCGCCATCTCCTCCAAGTCTTGCTTCCTGCAGTCATTTCAGCACTCCTGCTTTGGGAGG GAGTCCAGTGCAACAAAAACAGGTACTCTCTGGAAATCACTTCCCCGGTAATTGTGCAAGCGGGTCTCCGCGTCAACCTCCCGTGCAAGTTCACTTATGACACATCGCGCGACAACCCACGTGCTATATTGTATGGGTATTGGTATGTGGACGACAAGCAAATCCGCAAGCCACGTTTAGTGGCCACCAGTAATCTGGAGAGAATTAAGGAGATAAGCCCTCATGTTAGAGATCGTTTTGAACTGTCAGAGCGAAAACTGAACCAGGGCGACTGCTCCCTCACCATCAGGGATGTCAAAGCAGCCGATGAGGGTATTTACCACTTCAGGATGGAGAAAGGTCGCAAAAGATACAGTTATTCTGCAGCAAAAGAAAGAGTGTCTGTCATTGTGACAGTTGAGTTCCTGAAAGGTGGGTGCTGCTGA
- the PSMC4 gene encoding 26S proteasome regulatory subunit 6B, whose amino-acid sequence MEEIGILVEKAQDEIPALNISRPQTGLSFLVPEAEDVEDLYSRYKKLQQELEFLEVQEEYIKDEQKNLKKEFLHAQEEVKRIQSIPLVIGQFLEAVDQNTAIVGSTTGSNYYVRILSTIDRELLKPNASVALHKHSNALVDVLPPEADSSIMMLTSDQKPDVMYADIGGMDIQKQEVREAVELPLTHFELYKQIGIDPPRGVLMYGPPGCGKTMLAKAVAHHTTAAFIRVVGSEFVQKYLGEGPRMVRDVFRLAKENAPAIIFIDEIDAIATKRFDAQTGADREVQRILLELLNQMDGFDQNVNVKVIMATNRADTLDPALLRPGRLDRKIEFPLPDRRQKRLIFSTITSKMNLSEEVDLEDYVARPDKISGADINSICQEAGMLAVRENRYIVLAKDFEKAYKTVIKKDEQEHEFYK is encoded by the exons ATGGAGGAGATCGGCATCCTGGTGGAGAAAGCGCAG GATGAAATTCCTGCTCTGAACATCTCCAGGCCACAGACTGGCCTTTCCTTCTTAGTTCCAGAAGCTGAGGATGTAGAAGATCTCTACAGTCGTTACAAG AAACTGCAACAGGAACTGGAGTTTCTGGAGGTCCAGGAAGAGTATATCAAAGACGAGCAGAAGAACCTAAAAAAAGAGTTTCTCCATGCCCAGGAGGAAGTCAAGCGCATCCAGAGCATCCCCCTGGTCATTGGCCAGTTCCTGGAGGCTGTGGATCAGAACACAGCCATCGTGGGCTCCACCACAG GCTCCAATTATTACGTCCGGATCTTGAGCACCATCGACCGGGAGCTGCTCAAGCCCAATGCCTCGGTGGCCCTGCATAAACATAGCAATGCCTTGGTGGACGTGCTGCCCCCTGAGGCTGACAGCAGTATCATGATGCTCACTTCAG ATCAGAAACCGGATGTGATGTATGCTGATATTGGTGGGATGGATATTCAAAAACAGGAAGTCAGGGAGGCTGTGGAGCTGCCCCTCACCCACTTTGAACTCTACAAGCAG ATCGGCATTGACCCTCCACGGGGTGTACTGATGTATGGGCCCCCTGGATGTGGAAAGACTATGTTGGCCAAAGCTGTGGCCCACCACACCACAG CTGCCTTCATTCGAGTGGTGGGATCCGAGTTTGTGCAGAAGTACCTGGGCGAGGGGCCCCGCATGGTGCGCGACGTCTTCCGCCTGGCCAAAGAGAATGCCCCGGCCATCATCTTCATCGACGAGATTGATGCCATCGCCACCAAGCGCTTTGACGCACAGACAGGCG CGGACAGGGAGGTTCAGCGCATCTTGCTGGAGCTGCTCAACCAGATGGATGGTTTTGACCAGAATGTTAATGTCAAG GTGATAATGGCCACAAACCGAGCTGACACACTTGACCCTGCTCTACTCCGGCCGGGCCGCCTGGACCGTAAAATTGAGTTTCCTCTGCCCGACCGACGCCAGAAACGATTGATCTTCTCTACCATTACCAGCAAGATGAACCTGTCTGAGGAAGTGGATTTGGAAGACT ATGTTGCTCGACCAGACAAGATCTCAGGTGCCGACATCAACTCGATCTGCCAGGAG GCTGGAATGCTGGCTGTACGGGAGAACCGCTACATCGTCTTGGCCAAGGACTTCGAGAAGGCCTACAAAACCGTCATCAAGAAGGATGAACAGGAACACGAGTTCTACAAATAA